In the genome of Rhodamnia argentea isolate NSW1041297 chromosome 3, ASM2092103v1, whole genome shotgun sequence, one region contains:
- the LOC125314259 gene encoding putative nuclease HARBI1, which produces MDRNHRRYFKGCIGAIDGTHINACVPVSKQIPYRGGKGTTTQNVLCVCSFDMKFTFVYLGWEGSANDCRVLSAALETPRLQFPHPPPDKYYGLDSGYAALPGFLTPFKGERYHINDYRGRGRRPVTARELFNHRHSSLRNVIERSFGALKNHFSILRHKSPFTIRKQARIVIACCALHNYIRDQDKMDKNFSRYGDPDYPCGPIQEEVADDIFHEEASEINMLRKSIANQMARDNDMDEIP; this is translated from the exons ATGGATCGTAACCATAGACGCTACTTCAAG GGCTGCATAGGTGCTATTGATGGCACTCACATTAATGCTTGTGTCCCTGTGTCGAAGCAAATCCCGTATAGAGGCGGGAAAGGGACTACCACCCAAAATGTGCTGTGTGTTTGTtcatttgatatgaaatttactttCGTGTATCTTGGGTGGGAAGGATCCGCGAACGATTGTCGAGTCCTCTCGGCAGCACTAGAGACTCCTCGGCTACAATTTCCTCATCCACCACCAG ATAAATACTACGGGCTAGATTCTGGTTATGCTGCACTTCCGGGATTTTTAACTCCATTTAAAGGTGAACGGTATCATATCAACGATTATAGGGGTAGAGGGAGACGACCCGTAACAGCAAGAGAATTGTTTAACCATAGGCACTCTTCACTAAGGAATGTCATTGAGAGGTCATTTGGGgcattgaaaaatcatttttccattttgagaCATAAGTCTCCATTTACAATTCGTAAGCAAGCACGTATTGTCATTGCATGTTGTGCTCTTCATAATTACATTCGTGACCAAGACAAGATGGACAAAAACTTTTCCCGATATGGTGATCCGGACTACCCATGTGGACCTATACAAGAAGAGGTTGCAGATGATATTTTTCATGAGGAGGCCTCCGAGATAAACATGCTAAGGAAAAGTATTGCAAATCAAATGGCAAGAGACAACGATATGGATGAAATTCCATGA
- the LOC115727125 gene encoding uncharacterized protein LOC115727125, which yields MVEEVKKGNRTSCTFNIAGWKTILAEFNSRARRQYKSSQMKNKMNKLRRLFGSFKKLLTQSGFGWDNVNKTVIVDDPSIWELHIKDNADRAKFKKDGFPRYSALSIVFGDTYATGKQALGNAKDLVESEEGGDRGGHADDDPNDFGEHPIDEEVFTSGQHNLYRTPNTKRRRKSKACEISNTCKALQEMIKSRASQQSESAATSQVTLPPVDPFSISAVINVLLSILELDVDLYHKALERAMDSATWREAFIQTPTELRNGLLQRLQ from the exons ATGGTAGAAGAGGTAAAAAAGGGAAATCGTACCTCTTGTACTTTCAACATAGCAGGGTGGAAAACCATACTTGCTGAATTTAATAGTCGGGCAAGACGCCAATATAAGTCGTCACAAATGAAGAACAAGATGAACAAATTGAGAAGATTATTTGGCAGCTTTAAGAAGCTTCTGACACAATCTGGATTTGGCTGGGATAATGTGAATAAAACAGTTATTGTGGATGATCCAAGTATATGGGAACTTCACATCAAG GATAATGCCGATCGGGCAAAGTTCAAGAAGGATGGATTTCCTCGGTATTCCGCGCTATCCATTGTATTTGGTGATACGTATGCTACTGGCAAGCAAGCACTAGGAAATGCCAAAGATTTGGTGGAGTCAGAGGAAGGTGGCGATCGTGGTGGTCATGCGGACGATGATCCAAACGACTTTGGTGAACACCCCATCGATGAGGAAGTCTTTACAAGTGGACAGCACAACTTGTATAGAACTCCAAATActaagaggagaagaaagagtaaAGCATGTGAAATTTCCAACACATGCAAAGCCTTACAAGAAATGATTAAATCCAGGGCAAGTCAACAAAGTGAATCTGCTGCCACCTCACAAGTCACATTACCACCCGTAGACCCCTTCTCCATATCTGCTGTGATTAATGTCCTACTTAGCATACTTGAGTTGGATGTGGATCTTTACCACAAAGCACTAGAACGAGCAATGGATAGTGCCACATGGAGGGAGGCTTTCATCCAAACTCCAACCGAATTGAGAAATGGACTTCTCCAACGTCTTCAGTAG